Proteins found in one Allorhizobium pseudoryzae genomic segment:
- a CDS encoding gamma-glutamyl-gamma-aminobutyrate hydrolase family protein → MTTPLVAIPADIRLLDNTEWHAAQTQYINAAVKVSKVIPLIVPALKSGHDLDAVLDRVDGVLVSGSASNVHPWLYGKAATEADGPFDPARDATSLPLIRKALERGIPLLAICRGIQELNVALGGTLASEIQEQPGVWDHRKPPVESRDEMFAIRQPVHVREGSCIAQHLGLAGEIQVNSLHRQAIAETAPRLQVEATAADGTIEAVSVIDAKGFAVGVQWHPEYWAETDSPSRALFEAFGTAVRDYAASR, encoded by the coding sequence CAGTACATCAATGCCGCCGTCAAGGTATCGAAGGTCATTCCGCTGATCGTGCCGGCGCTGAAGAGCGGCCATGATCTGGATGCGGTTCTGGACCGGGTGGATGGCGTGCTGGTTTCCGGTTCGGCGAGCAACGTGCATCCCTGGCTCTACGGCAAAGCCGCAACGGAGGCTGATGGCCCGTTCGATCCTGCCCGTGATGCGACGTCCCTGCCGCTGATCCGCAAGGCGCTGGAGCGCGGCATTCCGCTGCTCGCCATCTGCCGCGGCATCCAGGAACTCAACGTGGCGCTGGGCGGAACGCTGGCAAGCGAAATTCAGGAACAGCCGGGCGTCTGGGATCACCGCAAACCGCCGGTGGAAAGCCGCGACGAGATGTTTGCCATCCGCCAGCCGGTGCATGTGCGCGAAGGCTCCTGCATCGCACAGCATCTGGGGCTTGCCGGCGAGATCCAGGTGAACTCGCTGCACCGCCAGGCGATCGCCGAGACGGCACCACGGCTTCAAGTGGAGGCGACCGCCGCAGACGGCACGATCGAGGCCGTCTCAGTGATCGATGCCAAGGGCTTTGCCGTTGGCGTCCAATGGCATCCGGAATATTGGGCGGAGACAGACAGCCCGTCCCGCGCCCTCTTCGAAGCGTTTGGCACAGCGGTGCGCGACTACGCGGCGAGCCGCTAA
- a CDS encoding 2-hydroxyacid dehydrogenase, with amino-acid sequence MTESQTTVLVPGRIHPRALERLKSAFTVIQTEPGAEMALSEDDKAKITGVATTNRMPAHWIGELPNLKVISNFGVGYDGVDAAFAASRGIIVTHTPDVLNDEVADTTIGLLINTVRRLPVAETYLREGRWEKEGAFALSPLSLKNRHVGLLGLGRIGIEIARRLEPFKVKISYHTRNPREGVPYTYVPTLIELAQSVDTLISIIPATPETHKIINADVLSALGSNGVFINVGRGTSVDEDALMAALKSGTIAAAGLDVFYDEPRIPAGFFDLPNLSMLPHVASASVPTRNDMADLVVNNLIGWFRDGKVLTPVPETPVKG; translated from the coding sequence ATGACCGAAAGCCAGACCACCGTGCTCGTTCCGGGCCGCATCCACCCCCGTGCCCTGGAGCGTCTGAAGTCCGCCTTCACCGTCATCCAGACGGAACCCGGCGCGGAAATGGCGCTGTCGGAGGACGACAAGGCGAAGATCACCGGGGTGGCGACGACCAATCGCATGCCCGCCCACTGGATCGGCGAACTGCCGAACCTGAAGGTGATCTCCAATTTCGGCGTCGGGTATGATGGCGTCGATGCAGCCTTCGCCGCCAGCCGCGGCATCATCGTCACCCATACGCCGGATGTGCTGAACGACGAGGTGGCGGATACGACAATCGGCCTCCTGATCAACACGGTGCGGCGCCTGCCGGTGGCGGAAACCTATCTGCGGGAAGGGCGCTGGGAGAAGGAGGGGGCGTTTGCGCTCTCGCCGCTCTCGCTCAAGAACCGGCATGTCGGCCTGCTCGGCCTCGGGCGCATCGGGATCGAGATTGCCAGGCGCCTCGAACCCTTCAAGGTGAAGATCAGCTATCACACCCGCAATCCGCGCGAGGGTGTGCCTTATACCTATGTGCCGACGCTGATCGAGCTCGCGCAGTCCGTCGATACGCTGATCTCGATCATTCCGGCCACACCAGAGACGCACAAGATCATCAATGCGGATGTGCTCTCCGCGCTGGGGTCAAACGGCGTCTTCATCAATGTCGGGCGTGGTACAAGCGTCGATGAGGATGCGCTGATGGCGGCGCTGAAGAGTGGCACCATCGCCGCGGCGGGTCTCGACGTCTTCTACGACGAACCGCGCATTCCGGCCGGATTCTTCGACCTGCCGAACCTCTCCATGCTGCCGCATGTCGCCTCTGCCTCGGTGCCGACGCGCAACGACATGGCCGATCTCGTGGTGAACAATCTGATCGGCTGGTTCCGCGACGGCAAGGTCCTGACGCCGGTGCCGGAAACGCCGGTCAAGGGCTGA